The proteins below are encoded in one region of Hordeum vulgare subsp. vulgare chromosome 3H, MorexV3_pseudomolecules_assembly, whole genome shotgun sequence:
- the LOC123444214 gene encoding cytochrome c1-like isoform X1 yields the protein MPKGAKKRAKLKKKQQGGQPAGSNGGATTTNNNDGSNNSSHGDAASDGNHLPIKLTIPPVDASEDSMESSEEMVTPRAEVADEESKGAASEVPVERAVEVADEGATGEAGEEVMVDALPPEAADPEQEGKVDVTAEAHAVVQEPEVQDVVVSEAPEVLEPEVRSEEVVVRDTAKVHPAHQPETETKAEGVVVRDTDTAAVVQEPEAKDEVSRSREPAPAQTTEVVRGPAVAVAAAGHRAKWWNCCGILDVFAGSER from the exons ATGCCGAAGGGCGCCAAAAAGCGCGCGAAGCTCAAGAAGAAGCAGCAGGGGGGCCAGCCCGCCGGGTCCAACGgcggcgccaccaccaccaacaacaacgacggaaGCAATAACTCGAGCCACGGCGACGCCGCCAGCGATGGAAACCACCTACCAATCAAACTTACCATTCCTCCCG TGGACGCAAGCGAGGATTCCATGGAGAGCTCCGAGGAGATGGTGACGCCGAGGGCGGAGGTGGCCGACGAGGAGAGCAAGGGCGCCGCGTCGGAGGTGCCGGTTGAGCGCGCCGTCGAGGTCGCCGATGAGGGCGCCACGGGCGAGGCCGGGGAGGAGGTCATGGTTGACGCTTTGCCGCCTGAAGCTGCTGATCCGGAGCAAGAGGGTAAGGTGGACGTGACGGCGGAGGCGCATGCCGTGGTGCAGGAACCGGAGGTGCAGGACGTCGTGGTGTCCGAAGCACCCGAGGTGCTGGAACCAGAGGTGAGGAGCGAGGAGGTCGTGGTCCGGGACACGGCCAAGGTGCATCCTGCGCATCAACCGGAGACGGAGACGAAGGCCGAGGGGGTGGTGGTCAGGGATACGGACACGGCTGCTGTGGTGCAGGAACCGGAGGCAAAGGATGAGGTGTCACGGTCTCGTGAGCCAGCTCCTGCGCAGACTACAGAG GTTGTACGGGGACCGGCAGTGGCGGTTGCTGCTGCGGGGCATCGGGCAAAATGGTGGAATTGCTGTGGGATTTTGGATGTCTTTGCTGGTTCAGAGAGATAG
- the LOC123444214 gene encoding cytochrome c1-like isoform X2 produces MSLDASEDSMESSEEMVTPRAEVADEESKGAASEVPVERAVEVADEGATGEAGEEVMVDALPPEAADPEQEGKVDVTAEAHAVVQEPEVQDVVVSEAPEVLEPEVRSEEVVVRDTAKVHPAHQPETETKAEGVVVRDTDTAAVVQEPEAKDEVSRSREPAPAQTTEVVRGPAVAVAAAGHRAKWWNCCGILDVFAGSER; encoded by the exons ATGAGCT TGGACGCAAGCGAGGATTCCATGGAGAGCTCCGAGGAGATGGTGACGCCGAGGGCGGAGGTGGCCGACGAGGAGAGCAAGGGCGCCGCGTCGGAGGTGCCGGTTGAGCGCGCCGTCGAGGTCGCCGATGAGGGCGCCACGGGCGAGGCCGGGGAGGAGGTCATGGTTGACGCTTTGCCGCCTGAAGCTGCTGATCCGGAGCAAGAGGGTAAGGTGGACGTGACGGCGGAGGCGCATGCCGTGGTGCAGGAACCGGAGGTGCAGGACGTCGTGGTGTCCGAAGCACCCGAGGTGCTGGAACCAGAGGTGAGGAGCGAGGAGGTCGTGGTCCGGGACACGGCCAAGGTGCATCCTGCGCATCAACCGGAGACGGAGACGAAGGCCGAGGGGGTGGTGGTCAGGGATACGGACACGGCTGCTGTGGTGCAGGAACCGGAGGCAAAGGATGAGGTGTCACGGTCTCGTGAGCCAGCTCCTGCGCAGACTACAGAG GTTGTACGGGGACCGGCAGTGGCGGTTGCTGCTGCGGGGCATCGGGCAAAATGGTGGAATTGCTGTGGGATTTTGGATGTCTTTGCTGGTTCAGAGAGATAG
- the LOC123440139 gene encoding bidirectional sugar transporter SWEET2b-like, protein MVMDSLSLYEISCFAAGFAGNLFAFALFLSPVPTFKRILKAKSTEQFDGLPYLLSLLNCFICLWYGLPWVSDGRLLVATVNGTGAAFQLAYICLFFIYADSRKTRLRMVGLLVLLVCAFALVAHASLTFFDQPTRQQFVGAVSMASLISMFASPLAVMGVVIRTECVEFMPFYLSLSTLLMSASFAIYGVLLRDLFIYLPNGLGVVLGATQLALYAYYSRKWRCKDSSAPLLA, encoded by the exons ATGGTCATGGACTCCCTCTCCCTCTACGAGATCTCCTGCTTCGCCGCTGGCTTTGCCGGCAACCTCTTCGCCTTCGCTCTCTTCCTGTCCCCAGT GCCGACCTTCAAGAGGATCCTCAAGGCCAAGTCCACGGAGCAGTTCGACGGGCTCCCTTACCTGCTCTCCCTGCTCAACTGCTTCATCTGCCTCTGGTATGGCCTCCCCTGGGTCTCCGACGGCCGGCTGCTCGTCGCCACCGTCAACGGCACCGGAGCCGCGTTCCAGCTCGCCTACATTTGTCTCTTCTTCATCTACGCCGACAGCAGAAAGACCAGG CTGAGGATGGTAGGGCTCCTGGTTCTCCTAGTCTGCGCGTTCGCCCTCGTCGCGCACGCGAGCCTCACCTTCTTCGACCAGCCGACCCGGCAGCAGTTCGTCGGCGCCGTCAGCATGGCGTCGCTCATCTCCATGTTTGCTTCCCCGCTAGCCGTCATG GGCGTGGTGATCCGGACGGAGTGCGTGGAGTTCATGCCCTTCTACCTCTCGCTCTCCACGCTGCTGATGAGCGCCTCCTTCGCGATATACGGAGTGCTGCTGCGCGATCTCTTCATCTAT CTGCCCAACGGGCTTGGAGTCGTCCTGGGAGCAACGCAGTTGGCGCTCTACGCTTACTACAGCAGGAAATGGAGGTGCAAGGATTCCTCTGCGCCGTTGCTTGCCTGA